The Zerene cesonia ecotype Mississippi chromosome 11, Zerene_cesonia_1.1, whole genome shotgun sequence sequence cTTCTTAGGTTTCTCAACATTCCAGGATAAGTTGGCCTCAGTAACTCCATGAAGGAAGAAGGCCAACGCCGGTAGCGTTCATCGGATTCGAGATCATTTAGCCAAGTTATTGAAGAGTCTCTTATGTCCAACCCATACTCCTCCCAAGTGTAAGATTCACCCAACTCCAATGACAttagtgtatttattaatttctttgaaaGGCCTATTAACAATTAGACAatgatatcaatattattgtgaaatgaaaaataaaacacttaaaaatgtatatttaaaaaaaagttttttaatttttcatgtaatccttataaataagtacCCAGAGCATGGAGTGTGTTCATTGGTCCAATATCTTCTCTCAAAGAATTCAAAAGCGCCATGATATCAACCTCTTCAGCATCATATTGCGCTCCAGAAACCAAAAGCAATGGTTCTGCTGGTCGCAAACCCAGAGATGATGCCCAAACGTCTTGATTATAGAGCACTTCGTCACGGAAAGAGCGTGGTACATTCACGTGAATAAGAGATTTTGTCTAAAAttcatatgtaaattttattatcatacaattattaattaacaaaaataggCTATTTGACAAGATTTCAAGATACTTTTTCAGTTACTTAGTGGGCttaaaattgatttctttCAATTCTGATATGGAgagtttaaaaatgaaaattaattatagacttttaaaatatctcgCAAAAATACTACACTGCAAAATGTCGTTGCACTAATTTCTGTGACGTCATATACTTGGCTTGTCTTGTATTCATATCCAAAATgctcattatttttcttaagtgggaaaatacttaaaaaaaaacatgacaagtcaaaaataaaactcttttttatcatttttttctacaaagcgctttttaaccgacttcaaaaaaagcaGGAGATTTTGAATTCGACTGcttttttttggatttattaCCACAAAATTTAGAGTGGGTTTAAATGTGGTAATAGACATAGAAGACTCGGAATAATTTGGCATGTTgtgaagaaatttttataatttttaacaaaaatttcttCACAACATGCTTCTGAGTACCACATCTTGACAGTGTTAGTCTTAGTTGGCTTGTATAGtacatgcttttatttatatattattgtcctATTTTTTacgcatatttaaatattatttaaagaacaatTTGGATAAGTGATTGTTATATAGTTACCTGCATAGGGAAGTTCTGTGCAATAGATGTAAGTACTCGCAGGGCTTCATCACCACCTGCATCATGAGCATCAATAACTGCAGCAGCAGCTTGCATACTAAGTGCCTGCATTTGCCACACTTTAAGGGGCTCTAACTCTTCACTCATCTCGGACAGGTGACGTCTGAACCTTTCTAGTGGTGTACGAAGAGCCGGGAACAGATTCCTGTTACACACATATACTTCTTTAAAAGGTGTTGGGCCCTAAATTtatcgaaaattttataaaaatagtcaatacataataattatgttcttGAAAATGTTAcgttcatatataaataaatatagtatttagaATTTGAAAcatcaatacaattttattttcttgtatgtTGACTCACTTCAGCCTTCCAAAATTAAATCCGTCTATTTGATTTTGCGGATCATTCTCATCCTCTTCTTCTGATGGGACTGGAGTATCACCTTCATTTTCTTTTGGAGTGGTATCATCCTGACTTTTGTACTCTGTGCTCTTTAACTGCAATTCTACTCCATATCCAGACAAACGGAGTTTTGGTTTACCTCTTGgcttgaatagaaaaaaaatgtaaaatacaagatattcaaatatatttacttattgaaGGGCACCTCTTTTCTTTTACTAGAATTTTactcataataaaacacaaactaCTACAACCCTGATTAACATAGTTTGGCAGTGTCGCGTCTGATAATGGAGGAACTGAAAAGGACATAACTTCGAAAATCGCCAAAGCAAGGGCATCCTTCGCGCAACGACGACTTATATGGCAGTCAGAAATGCTAAATGATGAgtgaaattcaaaatatttcaatccaAGGTAAAAAAGTGTCCTCTTCTATGGAAGTGAAACATGGAGAATCACCAAAGACATTTTGCAGAGAAAACATGTCTTTGTCAACCCACGCCTCCGACAAATATTCAGAATTTCCTGGCATGAGAATATCTCTAATGAACAACTTTTGGAATGCTGCCACAAGACGCCGTTTTATTGGAAACTCTTACGCCGTAAATGGACATGGATCTGCCACATTTTCTGACGGAATGCCTCGCATATACACAGGTAAGCCCTGGAATGGACTCCACAAGTGAAAAGAATGCGTGGACGGCCTAGACAATCCTAGCGACTATCGGCGGTGGCGCAAGCTAGAGCGATTGGGTTGACATGGCTGGAACCGGAAAAGAGAGCGTAGCCGAAGAACAAAGGCGATAACGGCGACTGTGGACGCCCTCTGCCCCACATAGGGGCATATAGGGCTGAAAAATTTTACACTTCTctggaaaaaattatatgtacctacagGTTACTGTGATATTTCGGGAGTTATAGTAAAACGAACTGTTCGGTGCCGAACGAACGTTTTATTTCCAAGAGATGTTAGAATCTtctggtattttatttacaatgaaatattgttcTAAGCGTTCCACGTACAAAGTCTAATCATCTTGATGTACATTAAATTCCGATATCTTACCAATCGACATATTGTATAAACCactttgatttaatattgCGTAGATTTTGTTCAACCTCGTCGCCAATGTGATATTTCGGGAGTTATAGTAAAACGAACTGTATGGTGCCATGTTTTATTTCCAAGAGAGAGAGGCACAAAGGGCGCGCGTACAGattgcaaaatatttcaatgtaccCTCTATGCAAAGTTaacaaatacagattatacatATGTCACAGTTACAAGGTGCAAGAAGTCTTACCTTGACATTCCATCTCACAACATAATTGATGACTCCTTTATCAGCATAAGCTgctaatattttatgctttaCTGAAAATTCTGACATTCCAAGTTCACCATATAAGATTGCAGTGATGGTTCTGTTATCACTACTTGGATATGTGTGATCTAACAAGTATGTCTCCAATCTATGATCATTCTGAAATGTTTACAAAGAATATTACTTAAGGACTACGAAATTTAATCATTACTTAACTaattacacattatttatCAACAAGAAAAGCTTTGACTTTATATAATGAGTGAAAATAATTGCTGATATAACAATTGAGTTTTATgcaaaaaagatttataataaaagtgaagGATAAtggaaaaaatgaaataaaatattaatgtttgaatcattttatgtgaaaaattatcctatttaCTTACAGCTTCATATTTCTCAATAGATTTGAGGACATCTCGTAATACATCATTATCACAGATTTTTCTTGAAGCAATTGCTACAAATACATCACAGGCTACTTCTTTTGCTCCATTTTGATTGGCAATTTCATCAAACATTCTAACTGTTGGTGAATTTAAGTGCATAGACAATGCAAGCTTAGCCATACGCAATTGTGCTGGTGGCAGGAGTGTGCTTGCAACACCTATACATGAATCATAAATCTCTTTGTCTGtttctgtaaaataaatttaattaattgagtaacgaattataattacatcctaattttcatatttcattattgttattacaatagaaataaacttCACAAAATGTAACACATGCATATAAACCTATCAAATgttgaagaaaaaattatgatattattaaaatataattatctcatttattatgtctaataacaattaatataacatcttaatatttttcccACTACATGCTTGGGTTCTGACCCATTTGTTTATTGCTAAAATgacagtttgttttttttctgtttaaattctcagagaaaaacaaaaataagcaCTTATTCTACTTGCCTTACAATAGACGAAAGATTACTCACCTTCTTtcccataaaataaatcagtgtaaaaattaatttaattttccccATACTTTTAGATTTTCGACATTTATTCCTATGCACATAAAGTCACTTATATGagaaactttattataaacgtattatgttaaaatttaaaaaattcgttAAGATTTATGAACATGATTTTTAGATAAGgatatacttatgtatattatattattctctaTTGTTACATTCAAAGCATGAGCAGATGAAATGTTTGGCCACGGACAGCGACACAGGTCTtcacttattaaatatattatgatagtgAATTACACACCTGAATGTTTTATgacaattattgtttatttcactTACCCAAAAGATAGAGACTAGATTTTAAAGAGTTAATACCATCAACATAAGACCAAAATAAGTCTACACTCTCTCCAGACAGGTATTCAGCTAACTCGAGAACTATAGGTGTAGCTTCCCATTTCGCACTCACGAATGTGGTAACGCCTTTTGATTTCTTTTCTTCTCTTTGTTTTTCTGGAGTTGCAATGCCATTAAAAACATGtgctaatattgttattataaaaatactacacCCGGCTGACTTCATTGTTTTTACGTTTTATGCGCTATACGCAACTGGcctgatatgaaaaatattattacgttaCACGAAacatatgcatatttttttataataagtaagtaaattTCTAAGTTTATTTATCTAGTAGTTATAGTAAAGCATTGCTTAAACACAATACACATAAATGGCTAAGTTTAATACCGCCAATGACTGAGTAACACGGcacaattttgattttgacTTTTCGATAAGTTTTGACATTACTCACACAGCACACTGTGGTTTTGACTTTTGTTCAAAACGTCAAGCAAAATATTTGACATACTTTGTGGTATAAACAACATGGCAACAACATTTAAGACTCTCATACCAAGCTTATACCTATGATTCTGATAATAATGGGCATGGAcgtaatataagaaataggACTGATAACTGATAAACTGATGACAATAAACAATTGTGTTAACGACAAGGGGGCACCGTATTATTAGCAGCTAAGGGTGTAGAGGCGTCGCTGAACTTTAAACTACGATTACAGGCTTCCTGGAGGTaaaccaatattataatataaataaataaaaataaattaataaaataaataaataaaaataaaaaataaaagttacgCGTGCATTGAAACGTTATATTGACATTACTGAAAAAATGTCGGTTTGACAGGTTTCTGAATCCTGGCTTCCGACCTATGTACGGAGTACggaatcataatataaaatcataaaggATTTTAGACTTCATTAATAAAACGAGTGAGGTATAAATGAATTGTACAgacatattgttttaaatttgtgagtgacaattaatttcttatcatttaaatatttagtcatAAAACGAGATAAACTCAATTCTTTAGGTGACTTGCATACCTACCTTCATTCCAATCTTCAATTCAGATATTTTAgttctaatatttaataatttatttaagaaggCTCTTAATCTTTAGGTTTTATGCCATAGGTTTTATGAAAGATAAAACAATGCAGTATACTTCAGATGAAGCTTACGCTCGGCTTATAAGTCACAACATGACGGTACCACAAAGAATAAAGgtaattgaacaaataaacaaacagttctttgtattacattttaagttaataaCCTCTTGACTGATAATATATTACCATTGTATGTAAaagatcataaaattaaaagggaTGATCATAACTAGCTATTGTATAGTGAAatcctttattttttcatctaGGCTACAGGAGATGTTATGGATGAGGAAAATACACCAAATGGAATAATATCAGGATGGGACTATGCAAATGAGAAATTTGACATGAAAGTGCCAGAAAGAATTCTTGTTGTTGGCCAGGATCAGCATATTGGTAAATTTGAAGAGTACTTTTCAtaagtagtatatataatCATGTTCAGGTGAACAATATtggtttaaattgaaattatatttttgtataagttGAAAACCTATGCAGgcgtattaataaaatataatatattgtatagttacaaatttattagttatctGTAATAcagagcttgtttgtttgtttgaatgtgctTAGGTCAGGAACTTCTGCACCAATTTCAACAATTCTTACACCATTGGTTATCCCCATGatctcttaaaaataaatataaatcattgaacttaaaataaatataaatcatcaaATTGCTTTTCCTGTACAACCAATATTGTTTGAGGAAAAAGCAATGTATGGAATAATGGgataaaaggaaaaatttaTCTGTGattaattgtacaaaataaccCATCggaatttgtaaaatttatgaaatataattcgaAAAATTTTTTAGGCACAAAGGCTCCTCCAAGGGAAATTCAATTAGATAATGCTGTGCTACCCACTGATCCTGGAATGATTCGTGTTAGCACACCACCAAGAGTAATTACACTTGACCAGCACTACTTCCCTTCTGCAGATGACTTTCCTCCTGGAACTGCTAATTCACCCCCACAGCACATAAGATCCACTCGTTCACAGGGAGAAGTAGTTCGCCCAATGTTAGCAAATCCTGACAATCTTAATGAGTCTACCATGACAGAGTCCCGTTTGGTTCTAAGGTATGGATTTTTGAAACTCAgaacaatttaatgtttttgccATCCTTGCCTAGAATGCTGACTAAGAGACTAGCTTTAGCCAGTGACTACTATGGCCTCTCATCAACATAAAAAGCATGAAATACATACCTACAATTAAGGGTAGCTGAGAGGCTAGGTAATTGCTACAGATTGGCAAAATGATGCGGTTTTAAATTCCACCCTTTTGTATTCTCTAAGTATTTCTAACCTACATTCAGTTcaaatttattgctatttgaAACTGTTATAATATTCTTGTCAGATCATACTTTTACAAGTTAAAGTCAATTAAAGGTAATTTTTGGATTGTCAAGATATGGATTcatgctaataaaaaaaaacagtgtatattttaatagccaataattatttc is a genomic window containing:
- the LOC119830019 gene encoding transport and Golgi organization protein 11-like — protein: MKDKTMQYTSDEAYARLISHNMTVPQRIKATGDVMDEENTPNGIISGWDYANEKFDMKVPERILVVGQDQHIGTKAPPREIQLDNAVLPTDPGMIRVSTPPRVITLDQHYFPSADDFPPGTANSPPQHIRSTRSQGEVVRPMLANPDNLNESTMTESRLVLRDPTPPIGNGEGLSASEELVHLRRQIAKLNRRVMTIEAETLQRQQKEKIAYAISIAYLLFKVIAWLNRS